The Desulfurispira natronophila genome includes a region encoding these proteins:
- a CDS encoding DUF2905 domain-containing protein: MQKTLLVLGGFLILAGLLWPILSKAGLFRLPGDIVIERENFRFYFPLTTMVVISAAISLLLWLLRK; this comes from the coding sequence ATGCAAAAGACACTGCTCGTGCTGGGGGGGTTCCTGATTCTTGCAGGGCTGCTCTGGCCGATACTCAGCAAGGCAGGTCTCTTTCGCCTGCCGGGAGACATTGTTATTGAGCGGGAGAATTTTCGGTTTTACTTCCCCCTGACCACCATGGTGGTCATCAGTGCTGCGATCTCCCTGCTGCTTTGGCTGTTGCGGAAATAA
- a CDS encoding FapA family protein produces MRIVDIRSLKNGTRVARNIYKDSVLLLSKGYIIDDAILETIRNRELRNIKVFIDDGQLSEFEMRGGVYYVDVVERHHKSVRLDASLIVNGFIDTHSQVFVAGELKVNREIMPYSHVTSHGPVVVTGEVYGCCLVGCEKMELSKVGSPDGMRTMLSLQDYSLKKLQMLKELNEMKAAKIQPLMAKLVAPVTKVAKLGKKVNMLPEPTKVKLLGAYKRYVELNEEKKKITTQLQILDEKINEVSARPRILVRGPVHSGVSVRIGDAMLFVKEPLHNVEFNLEGDEVVYKKIRE; encoded by the coding sequence GTGCGGATAGTTGATATCAGATCACTGAAGAATGGCACGCGGGTCGCCCGCAATATATACAAGGACAGCGTGTTGCTCCTTTCCAAGGGCTACATCATCGATGATGCCATTTTGGAAACCATCCGCAACCGGGAATTGCGCAACATCAAGGTGTTTATTGATGACGGTCAGCTTTCTGAGTTCGAGATGCGTGGTGGCGTCTACTATGTGGATGTGGTAGAGCGTCACCACAAAAGCGTTCGCCTTGATGCCTCCCTCATTGTCAACGGCTTTATTGACACCCACTCCCAGGTTTTTGTGGCCGGCGAGCTCAAGGTAAACCGGGAAATTATGCCCTACAGCCATGTTACCAGCCATGGGCCGGTGGTGGTCACCGGGGAAGTCTATGGCTGTTGCCTGGTGGGTTGTGAAAAGATGGAGCTCTCCAAGGTAGGCAGTCCTGATGGAATGCGCACCATGCTCTCCCTGCAGGACTACTCCCTAAAGAAGCTGCAGATGCTCAAGGAGCTCAACGAGATGAAAGCGGCAAAAATACAGCCTCTTATGGCCAAGCTGGTGGCTCCCGTTACTAAGGTGGCCAAGCTGGGCAAGAAGGTGAACATGTTGCCCGAACCTACCAAGGTAAAGCTTCTGGGGGCTTATAAGCGTTACGTAGAGCTCAACGAGGAAAAGAAGAAAATTACTACCCAGTTGCAGATTCTGGATGAAAAGATCAATGAGGTCTCTGCCCGCCCCCGTATTCTGGTTCGCGGTCCGGTTCACTCCGGTGTCAGTGTGCGTATCGGCGATGCCATGTTGTTTGTCAAAGAGCCCCTGCACAATGTTGAGTTCAACCTTGAAGGCGATGAAGTCGTGTACAAGAAGATTCGCGAGTAA
- a CDS encoding DUF342 domain-containing protein, whose translation MFARVTVNPNVVVEVTDDKLEAHLAIRTPSGLEISVWEDAYIAADIAEPYVVDLTHDIIDLLDMVQAGDRSIFPARLLLAKGIPPKDGKDSHVKYIIDFNDNPGTVDEKTGKINFKERDLVKEVDEGDEILEVVKATKGEAGFDVYSESIPAVDGENNTTMVAGEGVVTDDLGDRIVYRAAKKGVVLMQGKEVHVSEVLIIKTDVDYATGNIRFDGSVNVSGSIKSGFEVEATGDVLIEGFVEKDAKVEGQTVIVQSGCYGRIVAHKNTQMEFVENAVVFCGRHAAIKSVNRSQVVAGHAIVDKVASSRITAHHELSVVDVNSSMATPCSLFISHDPNVMEIINQFRSQYSNLKFEVEMDRLYLANAGVNISQVIEQRKVPEGLNPELAKKVKKLIHNLGLIARFKALINDSVSQTDGVVYILSKIDRYSIVDIYGIEKQLYEDMARCSFRFDSESHEIVEGRISADS comes from the coding sequence ATGTTTGCGCGGGTCACCGTTAATCCCAATGTGGTGGTGGAAGTCACCGACGATAAGCTGGAAGCCCACTTGGCTATCCGCACTCCCAGTGGTTTGGAAATCAGTGTCTGGGAAGATGCGTATATTGCGGCTGATATTGCCGAGCCCTATGTGGTGGATTTGACTCACGACATTATCGACTTGCTGGATATGGTGCAGGCTGGTGACCGTTCCATATTTCCTGCCCGTTTATTGCTGGCCAAGGGGATTCCTCCCAAGGATGGCAAAGACTCTCACGTCAAATATATTATCGACTTTAACGACAATCCCGGCACTGTAGATGAGAAGACTGGCAAGATCAACTTTAAGGAGCGTGATCTGGTCAAGGAAGTGGACGAGGGCGACGAAATCCTGGAGGTTGTAAAGGCCACCAAGGGCGAAGCCGGGTTTGATGTCTACAGTGAATCCATACCAGCCGTTGATGGCGAAAACAACACCACTATGGTGGCAGGCGAAGGGGTTGTCACCGATGACCTGGGGGACAGGATTGTCTACCGTGCGGCTAAAAAGGGCGTAGTGCTGATGCAGGGCAAAGAGGTCCACGTCAGTGAAGTGCTCATTATCAAGACCGATGTGGACTATGCCACCGGCAATATCCGTTTTGATGGCTCGGTGAATGTCTCTGGCAGTATCAAAAGTGGTTTTGAGGTGGAAGCCACCGGCGATGTGCTTATTGAAGGCTTTGTGGAGAAAGATGCCAAGGTGGAGGGTCAGACGGTTATTGTGCAAAGTGGTTGTTACGGGCGGATTGTGGCCCACAAGAATACTCAGATGGAGTTTGTGGAAAATGCCGTGGTTTTCTGTGGAAGACACGCTGCCATCAAGTCGGTGAACCGCTCACAGGTTGTGGCGGGACACGCTATTGTCGATAAAGTAGCGTCCAGCCGCATTACCGCACATCATGAGCTTTCAGTAGTAGATGTCAACTCCTCCATGGCGACGCCCTGCAGCCTTTTTATAAGTCACGACCCTAATGTGATGGAAATTATCAACCAGTTCCGCAGTCAGTACTCCAACCTCAAGTTTGAGGTGGAGATGGATCGGCTGTATCTGGCCAATGCCGGGGTGAATATCAGTCAGGTGATTGAGCAAAGGAAAGTTCCCGAAGGTCTCAATCCGGAGCTGGCCAAAAAGGTCAAGAAACTGATTCACAACCTGGGCCTGATTGCTCGCTTTAAGGCCTTGATCAATGATTCGGTCAGTCAGACTGATGGTGTGGTCTACATCCTCTCCAAGATTGACCGCTACTCTATAGTTGACATATATGGCATTGAAAAGCAGTTGTACGAGGATATGGCCCGCTGCTCTTTTCGATTTGACTCGGAATCCCATGAAATTGTAGAGGGGCGTATCAGTGCGGATAGTTGA